The window AAGTATCTCTACAAGGAGTCTGGCAACCTTTTGGAATTGCTCACCAAATGAGACACTGAACTCCGCTTACCTATGCAGCCTGTAGCTTAGCGACTTGTTCGAACTGAATCGGCGATAAATAGTCGATGCTCGAGTGAAGCCTCTTCCGGTTGTACCACTGAATCCAATCAAA is drawn from Ferrimicrobium sp. and contains these coding sequences:
- a CDS encoding IS3 family transposase, with the protein product MQWYNRKRLHSSIDYLSPIQFEQVAKLQAA